The Arachis hypogaea cultivar Tifrunner chromosome 19, arahy.Tifrunner.gnm2.J5K5, whole genome shotgun sequence genome has a window encoding:
- the LOC112778040 gene encoding uncharacterized protein, with protein MKVQSLLCWYESDEVSVLGPDLVVETTEKIKKIWERMITAQSRQKSYADQRRKPIEFEVGQHVFLRVTPTTGIGRAIKTKKLNLMYIGPFEILRRFGPVAYQVVLPPHLSNLHDVFHVSQLHKYTSDAAHVLEPELVELKENLTFQVTPVRIDDTSVKKLRRKEVQLIKVAWKRAGVEEHIWEFESEMRKDYPELFSCNH; from the coding sequence atgAAAGTGCAATCTCTACTTTGTTGGTACGAGTCCGATGAAGTAAGTGTTTTGGGACCTGATTTGGTAGTAGAGACTACTGAGAAGATTAAGAAGATTTGGGAGAGGATGATAACTGCTCAGAGTCGACAGAAGAGCTATGCGGATCAGAGGAGGAAACCGATAGAATTTGAAGTGGGACAACATGTGTTTCTCAGGGTTACACCGACAACCGGGATTGGAAGAGCGATCAAAACCAAGAAGTTGAATCTGATGTATATaggaccgtttgagattctgaGGCGATTCGGGCCGGTGGCATATCAAGTTGTATTGCCACCTCAtctgtctaacttgcatgacgtattccacgtgtcCCAACTCCATAAGTACACGTcggatgcggctcatgtgttAGAGCCCGAGTTGGTCGAGTTGAAGGAGAACTTGACATTTCAAGTAACACCGGTGAGAATTGATGATACCAGTGTGAAGAAGTTACGCAGGAAAGAAGTTCAGTTGATTAAAGTTGCTTGGAAACGAGCAGGAGTGGAAGAGCATATTTGGGAATTCGAGTCCGAGATGCGAAAGGATTATCCCGAGTTATTCTCATGTAATCactaa